The Candidatus Poribacteria bacterium genome contains a region encoding:
- a CDS encoding DUF1611 domain-containing protein produces the protein MLKQLQPKSQRIAILAEGSFGILESKTATVLVRYLSENVVAVIDSENAGRDTSEIIEIGEGIPIVRDLAEAMQFEPTLLAIGIAPPGGELPHAWRAILREAIHNRLHVMSGLHQFLSEDPELVELAAAHDVVLWDARKPPANLPVATCKADAVDATVILTVGSDCRVGKMLSGIEVTRAARGRGLDAEFCPTGQNGIMVWGWGIAIDAVVSDFTAGAAEQIVLEGAKDHSLLIVEGQGSLVHPGYSGVTLSLLHGSLPDAMIFCHQPSRDTVARYTVPLPSVPEMIAQYEAMAAPIKPAKVIGLALNCFDLSDAEAHEAVRQAEAETGLPATDVVRFGADKLVDAVQAFHRKK, from the coding sequence ATGCTAAAGCAATTACAACCGAAATCACAGAGAATCGCGATTCTTGCTGAGGGTTCGTTCGGCATCCTCGAATCGAAAACCGCTACGGTCTTAGTCCGCTATCTTTCTGAGAACGTCGTCGCAGTTATCGACAGTGAAAACGCGGGACGAGATACCAGCGAAATTATCGAGATCGGAGAAGGTATACCGATTGTCCGGGATCTCGCCGAGGCGATGCAATTTGAGCCGACACTGCTGGCGATCGGTATCGCGCCACCCGGCGGTGAACTCCCTCATGCTTGGCGCGCAATCCTTCGCGAAGCAATACACAATCGACTCCACGTCATGAGTGGCTTGCACCAATTCCTAAGTGAGGACCCAGAACTTGTAGAACTCGCCGCAGCACACGATGTCGTGTTATGGGATGCTCGGAAACCCCCTGCCAACTTACCCGTCGCGACGTGTAAAGCCGATGCTGTCGATGCTACAGTGATTCTCACTGTGGGTTCAGATTGCCGCGTCGGTAAAATGCTATCCGGCATAGAGGTTACACGTGCGGCACGCGGGCGCGGTTTGGATGCCGAATTCTGTCCAACCGGTCAAAACGGGATCATGGTATGGGGCTGGGGTATTGCGATCGATGCCGTTGTCTCTGATTTCACCGCCGGCGCAGCCGAGCAGATTGTGCTTGAGGGTGCGAAAGATCACTCACTGCTTATCGTTGAAGGACAGGGTTCACTCGTTCATCCGGGATATTCCGGTGTAACGTTAAGCCTGCTCCACGGGAGCCTCCCCGATGCGATGATATTCTGTCATCAACCCTCGCGGGATACGGTTGCTCGGTATACAGTGCCGTTGCCCTCGGTTCCTGAGATGATAGCACAGTATGAAGCAATGGCGGCACCGATAAAGCCCGCCAAAGTGATCGGATTGGCACTGAATTGTTTTGATTTATCTGACGCTGAAGCACATGAGGCAGTTCGTCAAGCGGAGGCAGAGACAGGATTACCTGCAACGGATGTCGTGCGGTTCGGTGCGGATAAACTCGTTGACGCTGTTCAGGCATTTCACAGAAAAAAATAA
- a CDS encoding BMP family ABC transporter substrate-binding protein, with the protein MNVLKNATFLGIAIFLIYTCGCEKIQDMRPPDQPEMMDSASIRVSVVYPGECLGDSSYCDVLFNGAQKAKTELGIDITEMESSAETWDMRLQEAAQTSGLVITSGYQMAAPISRVAPGFPEVIFVIFDAAVELPNVVSFTHRVNEGTFLLGAIAGLKTETGKVGYLGGADVPLIHEFEAGYVAGVKAVNPDAEIVRGYVADNEQGFYQPEVGGTIALTQYGLGVDVIYTMADQSGFGAIEAAKLAEGRYVIWNYIDITDLAPGVVLSGLRVGIDDSVYNVIQAFAAGDLMAGVRSLGLAEGNVGYLLGEGNKDLLSEELLEKVEALKAGIIAGEITVPTMP; encoded by the coding sequence ATGAACGTGTTGAAGAATGCAACCTTTTTAGGGATCGCAATCTTTTTAATTTATACTTGTGGCTGTGAGAAGATTCAGGATATGCGACCTCCCGATCAACCGGAGATGATGGATTCTGCTTCGATTCGGGTGAGCGTTGTGTATCCGGGAGAATGTCTCGGCGATTCTTCTTACTGTGATGTGCTTTTTAACGGTGCACAGAAAGCAAAAACGGAACTCGGTATTGATATAACCGAAATGGAAAGCAGTGCCGAAACGTGGGATATGCGTTTACAGGAAGCCGCTCAGACCTCGGGTTTAGTTATCACTTCAGGCTACCAGATGGCGGCTCCCATCTCACGCGTGGCGCCGGGATTCCCAGAGGTGATATTCGTCATTTTTGATGCCGCAGTGGAGCTCCCCAATGTCGTCTCTTTCACACACAGAGTGAACGAAGGCACGTTTCTGCTTGGAGCGATCGCCGGGCTAAAAACGGAGACTGGAAAGGTTGGCTACCTCGGTGGGGCGGATGTCCCGTTGATACACGAATTTGAAGCCGGCTACGTCGCTGGGGTCAAAGCCGTGAACCCAGACGCAGAGATCGTCAGAGGTTATGTCGCTGATAACGAACAGGGGTTCTACCAACCTGAGGTCGGCGGAACAATCGCCTTAACGCAATATGGGCTCGGTGTTGATGTCATCTACACGATGGCAGATCAGTCGGGGTTCGGCGCGATTGAAGCCGCGAAACTCGCAGAGGGCAGATATGTGATATGGAACTACATTGATATTACAGATCTCGCGCCTGGGGTCGTCCTATCAGGGCTTCGTGTCGGGATCGACGACTCTGTATATAACGTTATCCAAGCGTTCGCTGCTGGCGATTTAATGGCAGGAGTTCGCTCTCTCGGTCTCGCTGAGGGCAATGTCGGTTATCTGCTCGGTGAAGGCAACAAGGATCTGCTTTCTGAGGAACTCCTCGAAAAAGTCGAGGCACTGAAAGCCGGCATCATCGCTGGTGAGATTACGGTACCGACGATGCCGTAA
- a CDS encoding sugar phosphate isomerase/epimerase, translated as MDLSFSTSAGNGGWSLAECAAWAKANGFDAIRPNATGVVEPSDIIQSGGEAVKEILDTHGIYLAALTAHCNLLADDRETREKARDALMQAIEATHILGAPVVVTYAGSPVSWHFYGQFSSEPGNPGDRSVELVGRFKEMWTPVVRFAEDKGVQLALDCAVRMGNIACNPEMWERILDAIPSDSLGLSCDPSHWLWMGILPAEDAIRMFNGKWYYADVKDCEISPQMKFRQGIIGNWWWQYRVPGRGQLNWGTITGALQESGYDYVLCVENEDRGAPGLDGFALGGRYLRQFL; from the coding sequence ATGGATCTAAGTTTCAGCACGAGCGCGGGCAACGGCGGTTGGAGCCTTGCGGAATGTGCAGCATGGGCAAAAGCCAACGGATTTGACGCCATTCGCCCGAACGCCACCGGCGTTGTCGAACCGAGCGACATTATACAATCTGGTGGCGAAGCGGTCAAGGAAATTTTGGATACCCACGGCATCTACCTCGCAGCCCTCACAGCGCATTGTAACCTGCTTGCCGACGATCGAGAAACACGGGAGAAGGCGCGCGATGCCCTGATGCAGGCAATCGAAGCCACACACATCCTTGGTGCCCCCGTGGTCGTGACCTACGCCGGCAGTCCCGTGAGTTGGCATTTCTATGGACAGTTCTCTTCGGAACCGGGTAACCCTGGCGACAGGTCGGTTGAACTCGTCGGACGATTTAAAGAGATGTGGACACCGGTCGTCCGCTTCGCCGAAGATAAAGGTGTGCAGCTCGCGCTGGATTGCGCCGTCCGTATGGGCAACATCGCCTGTAATCCTGAAATGTGGGAACGGATTCTCGACGCGATTCCTTCAGATTCGCTCGGACTCTCCTGCGACCCGTCGCATTGGCTCTGGATGGGTATCCTACCCGCCGAGGACGCAATCCGCATGTTCAACGGCAAGTGGTATTACGCCGACGTGAAGGACTGTGAAATCAGTCCGCAGATGAAGTTCCGACAAGGCATCATCGGGAACTGGTGGTGGCAATACCGTGTGCCGGGACGCGGGCAATTGAATTGGGGAACGATTACCGGTGCGTTGCAGGAATCGGGTTACGACTATGTGCTCTGTGTAGAGAACGAGGATCGCGGTGCCCCGGGGTTAGACGGCTTCGCGCTCGGTGGTAGGTATCTCCGTCAATTTCTTTAG
- the ligA gene encoding NAD-dependent DNA ligase LigA, translating to MRTEIDELRALIRYHEHKYYIENLPEISDADFDALMKELEALEAATDVPIPPDSPTQRVGGGAVLGTRLQHRNPMLSLNNSYDENELREFAERIDRLLEGAPVEYVTELKIDGLGISLIYENGVFTQGLTRGDGEYGEDVTDNLRTIRSVPLRIPVETEIAVPPVLEVRGEVFLPKNCLDEINAQREVEGELPFANPRNAAAGSLRLLDASITASRPLDIFVYTLNYAEGTEFPTHIESLENMKAWGLKCNPHTTPHKSIEAVQDYYERWVEARHELPYETDGIVVKVNNFSQQRELGTTSKYPRWAVAYKFNAQQAITTIEEIDVQVGRTGVLTPVAILKPVILAGATITNATLHNAQEIQTKDIRIGDRIVLERAGDVIPKVVEVLTADQTDRADPFEFPVRCPVCNTRVQRTGEEVAVRCVNVACVAQLKRRIAHFASRNALQIEGLGPATIDQLVDTELVRDVADLYALEVKPLSKLERMGRPSAGNLVRRIEQSKAVPAEKLLFGLGIFHVGETVAELLIEQFLSLDALSAATQEEIESVKGIGPQIAKSVFKFFSQNQPLLDKLRAAGLHCFTVAAASHHTEVSLVADGFFDGKTFVVTGSLEGMTRGEASNEIKRRGGRVTSSVTRKTDYLIAGEGAGSKYTKAVELDIPILKEADFFEKLQL from the coding sequence ATGCGAACAGAGATCGATGAACTGAGAGCGTTAATACGTTACCACGAGCATAAATACTACATCGAAAACCTGCCAGAAATTTCTGACGCGGATTTCGACGCGCTCATGAAGGAACTTGAGGCACTCGAAGCAGCGACTGATGTTCCTATCCCGCCAGATTCGCCGACGCAACGGGTTGGGGGTGGTGCTGTATTAGGCACCCGTCTGCAACACCGTAACCCTATGCTGAGTCTGAATAACAGTTACGATGAAAACGAGCTGCGGGAATTCGCTGAACGCATCGACAGGTTGTTAGAAGGGGCACCTGTCGAATACGTCACAGAACTCAAAATCGATGGGTTAGGGATTTCACTCATCTACGAGAACGGCGTATTCACACAAGGGCTCACACGCGGAGATGGCGAATACGGCGAAGACGTAACTGATAACTTACGAACCATCCGTTCTGTGCCATTGCGGATACCTGTTGAAACGGAAATAGCCGTGCCACCGGTGTTAGAAGTCCGCGGTGAAGTCTTCCTGCCGAAAAATTGTCTCGATGAGATTAACGCCCAACGGGAAGTAGAAGGCGAATTGCCGTTTGCGAACCCTCGGAACGCCGCCGCCGGTTCCCTGAGACTGTTAGACGCTTCCATTACGGCATCCCGTCCGTTAGATATTTTCGTGTATACCCTCAATTACGCCGAGGGAACCGAATTCCCGACCCATATAGAGTCCCTCGAAAATATGAAGGCTTGGGGACTCAAATGTAATCCACACACCACCCCCCATAAATCGATTGAAGCCGTTCAAGACTACTACGAACGCTGGGTAGAAGCACGCCATGAACTCCCTTACGAGACCGATGGAATCGTTGTAAAGGTTAACAATTTCTCCCAACAGCGTGAACTTGGGACAACCTCCAAATACCCGCGGTGGGCAGTCGCCTATAAATTCAACGCGCAGCAAGCCATCACGACCATCGAAGAGATAGATGTGCAGGTTGGACGCACGGGTGTCCTAACACCGGTGGCGATCTTAAAACCCGTAATCCTTGCTGGCGCGACAATTACAAACGCCACCTTACACAACGCGCAAGAGATCCAAACGAAAGACATTCGTATCGGCGATCGGATTGTGCTTGAGCGTGCAGGAGATGTTATCCCCAAAGTTGTTGAGGTCCTAACAGCCGACCAAACAGATCGCGCAGATCCTTTTGAATTTCCGGTTCGGTGTCCGGTATGCAATACCCGCGTCCAACGCACGGGGGAAGAAGTTGCGGTTCGGTGTGTGAATGTGGCATGTGTCGCACAACTGAAACGCCGAATTGCGCATTTTGCTTCACGTAACGCCCTCCAGATCGAAGGTCTCGGTCCTGCTACTATTGACCAACTGGTGGATACAGAACTGGTTCGCGATGTTGCCGATCTTTATGCGCTGGAGGTAAAACCGTTAAGTAAACTGGAGCGGATGGGTCGCCCGTCCGCTGGCAACCTTGTCCGCCGGATTGAACAGAGCAAGGCGGTCCCGGCAGAAAAACTCCTTTTCGGACTCGGTATTTTTCATGTCGGTGAGACTGTCGCGGAACTGCTCATTGAACAGTTCCTATCCTTAGACGCACTTAGCGCAGCAACACAGGAGGAGATTGAATCGGTAAAAGGTATCGGTCCGCAGATAGCGAAAAGCGTTTTCAAATTCTTCTCACAGAATCAGCCGTTGCTGGATAAACTACGAGCGGCAGGCTTGCACTGTTTCACGGTAGCGGCAGCGTCTCACCACACGGAAGTGAGCCTCGTGGCAGATGGCTTCTTTGATGGAAAGACATTCGTTGTCACGGGGAGTCTTGAAGGGATGACGCGTGGCGAAGCATCGAACGAGATTAAGCGTCGGGGTGGTAGGGTTACATCGAGCGTAACCCGTAAGACGGATTACCTCATCGCTGGGGAAGGTGCCGGCAGCAAATACACCAAAGCCGTAGAACTGGATATCCCAATTTTGAAAGAAGCAGATTTCTTTGAAAAACTTCAGTTATGA
- a CDS encoding phytanoyl-CoA dioxygenase family protein — protein sequence MTDEEKFRFDLSGFLVRPAILERDEVDAIVEQIERIHHDPESLSPEHRAVPGGPASVLIDHPKVLDVLHEIIGPDVRLENCSSVWREKGQEHGGLHGGGPQQGDPIFGYRFNNGRIHAGMVRVVFELTDVTQKDGATHFIAGSHKSNFPMHADHMSLEAGKRSPFLMSYDCPAGSAIFFTENLCHAGPVWQREAPRVAVLNAYAHLATHWHRLKTPPEVISALPRDKQAYFREPWVADFRTSPATINTIERFLNNDEPPINTDTKP from the coding sequence ATGACCGACGAAGAAAAATTTCGATTCGACTTGAGCGGATTTCTCGTCCGTCCCGCGATTCTTGAACGCGACGAAGTAGATGCAATCGTTGAGCAGATTGAACGGATACATCACGATCCAGAATCCCTATCACCAGAACACCGTGCTGTCCCAGGTGGTCCTGCGAGTGTCCTGATCGACCATCCCAAAGTGCTCGATGTCTTGCACGAAATCATCGGACCTGACGTTCGATTAGAGAACTGTTCCTCCGTCTGGCGTGAAAAGGGACAGGAACACGGCGGGCTCCACGGTGGTGGACCGCAACAAGGCGATCCTATTTTCGGGTACCGCTTCAATAATGGACGGATTCACGCAGGCATGGTGCGCGTCGTCTTTGAACTCACAGATGTCACCCAAAAGGACGGTGCGACACACTTCATCGCGGGCAGTCATAAGTCTAACTTCCCGATGCATGCAGATCACATGTCATTAGAGGCAGGGAAACGGAGTCCGTTCCTGATGTCGTATGACTGTCCAGCAGGCAGTGCGATCTTCTTTACCGAGAACCTATGTCATGCGGGGCCTGTGTGGCAAAGAGAGGCACCGCGCGTCGCAGTGCTAAACGCCTATGCCCATCTCGCGACCCACTGGCATCGGTTGAAGACGCCTCCCGAAGTAATCTCCGCGCTCCCGCGTGACAAGCAGGCATATTTCCGTGAACCGTGGGTTGCCGATTTCCGCACAAGCCCGGCAACGATAAACACGATTGAACGGTTCTTGAACAACGATGAACCGCCCATCAATACCGATACCAAGCCGTGA
- a CDS encoding endonuclease III domain-containing protein — translation MQILCEGNITEKLFTLYNQLLAQHGNRKWWPADTPFEVALGAILTQATSWRNVEKAMDNLKDVGAFTPEEIASISQSALEQLIRPSRYFRMKAQKVRALVDHIADRPMHVMFTQDVPELREELLSIYGVGPETADTIILYAAGKPSFVVDSYTYRLFSRLGWVTGRYNYDKLRALFMDNLPHDVDLFNEYHALIVSHGARICHKKTPNCQECRLQTSCAYYRSSG, via the coding sequence ATGCAAATTCTATGTGAAGGCAATATTACTGAAAAACTGTTTACACTCTATAATCAATTGCTCGCGCAACACGGGAACCGTAAATGGTGGCCCGCAGACACTCCGTTTGAAGTGGCACTCGGTGCGATTCTAACACAAGCGACTTCATGGCGCAACGTCGAAAAAGCGATGGACAATCTCAAAGATGTCGGGGCTTTTACGCCTGAGGAGATAGCATCTATCAGCCAATCCGCGTTGGAGCAACTCATCCGACCCTCACGCTATTTTCGGATGAAGGCGCAAAAAGTGCGGGCATTGGTCGACCATATCGCAGATCGTCCCATGCACGTGATGTTTACGCAAGATGTCCCTGAGTTGCGGGAAGAACTGCTCTCCATCTACGGTGTCGGTCCCGAAACGGCGGATACAATAATTCTCTACGCTGCTGGTAAACCGAGTTTTGTGGTTGATTCCTATACCTATAGACTCTTTTCGCGGTTGGGATGGGTTACAGGGAGATATAACTATGACAAACTTCGTGCCCTGTTTATGGATAACCTTCCGCACGATGTTGACCTATTCAACGAATACCATGCGCTGATTGTGAGTCACGGTGCCAGAATCTGCCACAAGAAAACACCGAATTGTCAGGAGTGTCGTTTACAGACCTCGTGTGCATATTACCGGTCGTCTGGATAA
- a CDS encoding BMC domain-containing protein gives MSNEALGMVETRGLVGAVEAADTMVKAANVKLVGKEQVGGGFVTVLVRGDVGAVQAATDAGAEAAKAVGELVSVHVIPRPHSDVEGILGGNSSAKSSK, from the coding sequence ATGAGCAATGAAGCATTAGGAATGGTTGAAACACGTGGGCTCGTCGGTGCGGTCGAAGCCGCCGACACCATGGTGAAAGCCGCAAATGTCAAACTGGTTGGAAAAGAACAGGTAGGGGGCGGTTTCGTCACTGTTTTGGTCCGCGGAGATGTCGGTGCGGTGCAAGCCGCGACAGATGCCGGCGCAGAAGCGGCGAAAGCAGTCGGCGAATTAGTGTCGGTGCACGTCATCCCTCGCCCACATTCAGATGTGGAAGGCATTCTCGGCGGGAATTCTTCTGCCAAGAGTAGCAAATAG
- a CDS encoding aldehyde dehydrogenase family protein, giving the protein MAQIDEKQIEEIVSQVLRTLQQDKTVARQPVTPVGVSSSARAGVFGTVAEAIAAAKTAQTALVTLGFAKRREIIEAIKEVSLANAKRLADLAVQDTNMGNAAHKVMKNEGAVTLSPGVEDLISEAVSGDSGTLLIEYVPFGVINSITPTTNPTSTVINHAIIMLSAGNAVVFSPHPNARDCTEETMHVINEAIVNAGGPPNLLTSVANASLRTAKEIMEHPEIAMLVATGGASVVRTALSSGKKTIAAGPGNPPAIVDETADIQQAAKHVIAGTSFDNNLLCIGEKALFVIDSVANETVRELTQNGGHLLSASELQALEAVVTEKEESNKEYIGKDALTILNAAGITAPAETVAIVVEVSADHGFVMNEYLMPILPVVRCRDFDEALTGAVRAEGGRGHTGVLHTNNTKRITQFTKAIDCSVTVINAPSYASCGLEGEGYLAMTIAGPTGEGFTRPRTFTRQRRLTIAGDLSAHTQ; this is encoded by the coding sequence ATGGCACAAATTGACGAAAAACAGATTGAAGAGATTGTCTCCCAAGTATTAAGGACACTTCAACAAGACAAAACAGTAGCAAGACAACCCGTTACGCCCGTGGGGGTGAGTTCCTCCGCGCGGGCAGGCGTTTTTGGAACAGTAGCAGAGGCTATTGCAGCCGCAAAAACAGCACAAACGGCACTGGTCACACTTGGGTTCGCAAAAAGACGCGAAATCATTGAAGCGATCAAAGAAGTATCACTTGCCAACGCGAAACGTCTCGCAGATTTGGCAGTCCAAGACACAAATATGGGGAATGCGGCACATAAGGTGATGAAGAATGAAGGTGCCGTAACACTCTCACCGGGAGTGGAGGATCTGATCTCCGAGGCGGTATCGGGTGATTCTGGAACACTTCTCATCGAATATGTCCCTTTCGGTGTCATTAACTCGATTACCCCTACCACCAATCCAACATCGACGGTGATTAACCACGCGATTATAATGCTGTCAGCGGGGAACGCTGTCGTGTTCAGTCCGCATCCAAACGCACGCGACTGCACTGAAGAAACGATGCACGTCATCAACGAAGCAATCGTCAACGCAGGGGGTCCCCCCAACTTACTGACATCGGTTGCGAATGCCAGTCTGCGAACGGCGAAAGAGATCATGGAGCACCCTGAGATCGCGATGCTCGTTGCGACGGGGGGGGCGTCCGTCGTGCGGACCGCGCTCTCAAGCGGTAAAAAGACGATCGCTGCTGGACCTGGCAATCCGCCTGCGATTGTTGATGAAACAGCGGATATTCAGCAGGCAGCGAAACATGTCATTGCAGGCACGAGTTTTGACAACAACCTGCTCTGTATCGGCGAAAAAGCACTGTTTGTTATCGATTCCGTAGCAAACGAGACGGTTCGGGAGTTAACGCAGAACGGTGGGCATCTACTCAGTGCAAGCGAACTTCAGGCATTAGAGGCGGTTGTCACGGAAAAAGAGGAATCCAACAAGGAATACATCGGTAAAGATGCACTGACGATCTTAAACGCAGCGGGTATCACAGCCCCTGCGGAGACAGTCGCGATCGTTGTTGAAGTTTCAGCGGATCATGGGTTCGTTATGAACGAATACCTGATGCCGATTCTTCCCGTCGTCCGTTGTCGCGATTTCGATGAGGCATTGACAGGCGCAGTCAGAGCAGAAGGCGGACGTGGACATACTGGCGTGCTCCACACAAATAACACCAAACGCATCACGCAGTTTACAAAAGCGATAGACTGTAGTGTTACAGTCATAAACGCCCCCTCTTACGCGTCTTGCGGATTAGAAGGCGAAGGCTACCTCGCGATGACCATCGCGGGACCGACAGGCGAAGGGTTCACACGTCCACGCACCTTTACACGTCAGAGACGATTAACGATCGCAGGTGATTTATCAGCACATACGCAGTGA